From Rhodanobacteraceae bacterium, the proteins below share one genomic window:
- a CDS encoding twitching motility protein PilH, whose product MPVFDLFKRLVGTNAPVGERRGDERIRASAGARVLVVDDSATIRAVLGKMLAQDSYEVLVAADGESAVTLAQAQLPDLIFLDIVLPGISGFAVLRALRRDSRTRTTPIIMMSGNQQATEQFYVQRFGADGFVKKPFGRADVFHAIRSLVQAGRMPGRLESAPVDVIPEGMTQEEWNAIPDIGMPDEAHMVPEPVAESAVAEPVAPDVPMPGVTAAPRVDAPVHGWSVPAASGVMRPSIGSGMQGALHSGSTPLVVHVNKPQREPAADATDRDEAVPSHEAKD is encoded by the coding sequence ATGCCGGTCTTCGACCTATTCAAGCGGTTGGTGGGAACGAACGCGCCCGTCGGCGAACGACGGGGCGACGAACGGATTCGCGCGTCCGCGGGCGCACGCGTGCTGGTGGTGGACGACTCCGCCACCATCCGCGCGGTGCTCGGCAAGATGCTCGCGCAGGACAGCTACGAGGTGCTGGTGGCCGCGGATGGCGAAAGCGCGGTCACGCTGGCACAGGCCCAGCTTCCCGACCTGATCTTCCTCGACATCGTGCTGCCCGGCATCTCGGGTTTCGCGGTATTGCGCGCGCTGCGCCGCGACAGCCGCACCCGCACCACGCCGATCATCATGATGAGCGGCAACCAGCAGGCGACCGAACAGTTCTACGTGCAGCGCTTCGGGGCCGATGGCTTCGTCAAGAAGCCGTTCGGGCGTGCCGACGTTTTCCACGCGATCCGCTCGCTGGTGCAGGCGGGACGCATGCCGGGCCGGCTGGAAAGCGCGCCCGTGGACGTGATTCCGGAAGGCATGACGCAGGAGGAATGGAACGCCATTCCCGACATCGGCATGCCGGACGAGGCGCACATGGTTCCCGAACCCGTGGCCGAGTCCGCCGTCGCCGAGCCGGTGGCGCCAGACGTTCCGATGCCGGGCGTGACCGCGGCGCCGCGCGTCGATGCGCCGGTTCACGGGTGGTCGGTGCCCGCCGCGAGCGGCGTGATGCGGCCGTCGATCGGCAGCGGCATGCAAGGTGCCTTGCACAGCGGTTCGACGCCGCTGGTCGTGCACGTCAACAAACCGCAGCGCGAGCCGGCCGCCGATGCAACGGATCGCGACGAAGCCGTGCCTTCGCACGAAGCGAAGGACTGA
- a CDS encoding NG,NG-dimethylarginine dimethylaminohydrolase 1 translates to MTHLQRRPIDVALARRQHAAYEQALRDAGCDVRQLPEQPDQPDSVFVEDTAIVLDEAAVLTRPGAASRRGEVESMAAALDGLRDVVRIEPPGTLDGGDVLRLNRTLYVGASARSSAEGIAQLQRLLAPFDYRVVAVPLHGCLHLKSAVTQIAPGQVLVNPAWIDARCFPGWEPVAIDPAEPHAANALRVCDALIYPASCPRTADALRKRGLDVRSVDMSETEKAEGAVTCCSVIVCD, encoded by the coding sequence TTGACGCATTTGCAGCGTCGCCCCATCGACGTCGCGCTGGCGCGCCGCCAGCACGCCGCTTACGAGCAGGCGTTGCGCGACGCCGGTTGCGACGTGCGCCAGCTTCCCGAACAACCCGATCAGCCGGATTCAGTGTTCGTGGAAGACACCGCCATCGTGCTGGACGAAGCGGCGGTGCTTACGCGGCCGGGCGCGGCATCACGCCGTGGCGAAGTGGAATCGATGGCCGCGGCTTTGGACGGATTGCGCGACGTCGTGCGCATCGAGCCGCCCGGCACGCTGGACGGCGGCGACGTGCTGCGGCTGAATCGGACGCTATACGTCGGCGCCTCGGCGCGCAGCAGCGCGGAAGGCATCGCGCAACTCCAACGCCTGCTGGCGCCGTTCGATTACCGCGTGGTCGCGGTGCCGTTGCACGGCTGCCTGCACCTGAAGAGCGCGGTGACGCAAATCGCCCCCGGGCAGGTACTGGTGAATCCCGCCTGGATCGATGCGCGCTGCTTTCCGGGTTGGGAACCGGTCGCGATCGATCCCGCCGAACCGCACGCGGCCAACGCGTTGCGGGTCTGCGATGCGTTGATCTATCCGGCGTCGTGCCCGCGTACGGCCGATGCGCTGCGCAAACGTGGCCTCGATGTCCGCAGCGTGGACATGTCGGAAACCGAAAAGGCCGAGGGCGCCGTCACCTGTTGCAGCGTGATCGTGTGCGATTGA
- a CDS encoding Lysine/cadaverine antiporter membrane protein CadB codes for MSVSKRQIGLITVTTLVLGNMIGSGVFLLPASLAPYGGYSLAGWAFSAAGALLLAGVFFRLSKRAPRAGGPYAYSREAFGDCVGFLVAWVYWIALVGGNATIAVAFASYMSAFIPALGAHPLYGALTAMAAVWVLVAVNIAGIRSAGGVQVATTILKILPLVALALFGFAHFDPHLLTPGPQAGPPLDAISVCTAATLFAFVGVECATIPAGHVRDPEKTIPRATVLGTAIAAALYIACTAVVMGLLPASELEKSQAPFAAAGRLLWGGWASWLIAGAAAISCFGALNGWTLIAGQFPQAVAKDGLFPKLFARESARGTPAPALLVAGAINSLMVLANYSRGMVAMFTFMVLLTTLGNVVCYLFCAMADVVLAHRCGRPLRAGGLLLAFAAFGFCLWALIGAGKDAVFWNFVLLTLGIPLYAWQARNIKHAPSIG; via the coding sequence ATGAGCGTGTCGAAGCGGCAGATCGGCCTGATCACGGTCACCACGCTGGTGCTGGGCAACATGATCGGCTCGGGCGTGTTCCTGCTGCCCGCGTCGCTGGCGCCCTATGGCGGCTACAGCCTTGCTGGGTGGGCGTTCAGCGCGGCCGGCGCACTGCTGCTGGCCGGCGTGTTCTTTCGCCTCTCGAAGCGCGCGCCGCGTGCGGGCGGTCCCTATGCGTACAGCCGCGAAGCGTTCGGCGACTGCGTCGGTTTCCTGGTGGCGTGGGTGTACTGGATCGCGCTGGTGGGCGGCAACGCGACCATTGCCGTCGCCTTCGCGAGTTACATGTCGGCGTTCATTCCGGCGCTGGGCGCACACCCGTTGTATGGCGCGCTGACCGCGATGGCGGCGGTGTGGGTGCTGGTGGCGGTGAACATCGCCGGCATCCGCAGCGCAGGCGGCGTGCAGGTCGCGACGACGATCCTGAAGATCCTGCCGCTCGTGGCGTTGGCGCTGTTCGGATTCGCGCATTTCGATCCGCACCTGCTGACGCCGGGACCGCAGGCGGGACCGCCGCTGGACGCCATCAGCGTCTGCACCGCGGCCACGCTGTTCGCCTTCGTGGGCGTCGAATGCGCCACGATTCCCGCCGGCCACGTGCGCGATCCGGAGAAGACCATTCCACGCGCGACGGTGCTCGGCACCGCGATCGCCGCGGCGCTCTACATCGCGTGCACCGCCGTGGTGATGGGCCTGCTGCCCGCCTCCGAACTTGAGAAATCGCAGGCGCCGTTCGCCGCAGCCGGACGCCTGCTGTGGGGCGGCTGGGCTAGCTGGCTGATCGCCGGGGCGGCGGCGATTTCCTGCTTCGGTGCGTTGAACGGCTGGACGCTGATCGCCGGCCAATTCCCGCAGGCGGTGGCGAAGGACGGCTTGTTTCCGAAGCTTTTCGCGCGCGAATCCGCGCGCGGAACGCCGGCGCCCGCGCTGTTGGTCGCGGGCGCCATCAATAGCCTGATGGTGCTGGCCAACTACAGCCGCGGCATGGTCGCGATGTTCACCTTCATGGTGCTGCTGACGACGCTGGGCAATGTCGTTTGCTACCTGTTCTGCGCGATGGCCGACGTGGTGCTGGCGCATCGCTGCGGACGTCCGCTGCGCGCAGGCGGCTTGCTGCTGGCGTTCGCCGCGTTCGGCTTCTGCCTGTGGGCCTTGATCGGCGCCGGCAAGGACGCGGTGTTCTGGAACTTCGTGCTGCTGACGCTCGGCATTCCGCTGTACGCGTGGCAGGCGCGCAACATCAAGCACGCCCCGTCGATCGGCTAG
- a CDS encoding ribosome-associated heat shock protein yields the protein MSDQTATRIDAWLWAARFFKTRALAKQAVERGRVTLAGATLKPSHAVKPGDMLRITRGEETFEVEVTALAHKRGSAALAQTLYRESDASIEAREAAREQRRAECAGFMPPPKRPDKRARRLIRALGDIDTL from the coding sequence ATGAGTGATCAGACTGCAACGCGCATCGACGCATGGCTGTGGGCGGCGCGCTTCTTCAAGACCCGCGCGTTGGCGAAGCAGGCTGTGGAGCGCGGACGCGTGACGCTCGCCGGCGCGACATTGAAACCGTCGCACGCGGTAAAACCCGGCGACATGTTGCGCATCACGCGCGGCGAGGAAACCTTCGAAGTGGAAGTCACCGCGCTCGCGCACAAGCGCGGCTCCGCCGCGCTGGCGCAAACGCTCTATCGCGAATCCGATGCGTCGATCGAAGCGCGCGAGGCCGCACGCGAGCAGCGCCGCGCCGAATGCGCGGGCTTCATGCCGCCGCCGAAACGGCCCGACAAGCGCGCGCGTCGATTGATCCGCGCGCTGGGCGACATCGACACGCTCTAG
- a CDS encoding Chaperone protein HtpG, producing the protein MNNTTETRPFEAEVAQVLRLVTHSLYSHKEIFLRELVSNASDACDKLRFEAIGKPELLGEDGELHIDIEYDKEAKTLTVRDNGIGMSRDEIVANLGSIASSGTRRFLESLSGEQQADARLIGQFGVGFYSAFVVADKVTVLSRRAGVAAGEGVKWESDGQGEYSLAAQDIAARGTSVILHLKEDETEFLDQWKLRDLIRKYSDHVAFPIRMRKQKDGKPTDEWETVNDASALWAKPKSEISDDEYKAFYKSLGHDFNDPLAWTHNRVEGAQRFTTLLYIPAQPPFDLLMGARDERRGVKLYIKRVFIMDAAEELLPNYLRFVRGVVDADDLPLNVSREILQHNRQIERIKASCVKRVLDLIEKLAKDDPEKFKTFRKAFGNTLKEGIVEDPSNRERIAKLLRFASTKGEGAEQDVSLDEYIARMQPGQDAIWYVTADSYKAAAGSPQLEAFRAKGIEVLLMFDRVDEWILGQFTEYEGKPLKNVAKGELPLDEADKKKQEEVAKEAEPLVSRLKQLLGDRVGDVRVSARLTESPSCLALSDYELAPHLARLLREAGQEIPDSKPTLEINPAHALVKRVESEVDEAKAKDLALLLLEQAEITAGAQLPDPAAFVQRMNRMLAGQ; encoded by the coding sequence ATGAACAACACCACCGAAACCCGTCCCTTCGAAGCCGAAGTCGCGCAGGTCCTGCGCCTGGTCACGCACTCGTTGTATTCGCACAAGGAAATCTTCCTGCGCGAACTGGTTTCCAACGCTTCCGATGCCTGCGACAAGCTGCGCTTCGAAGCGATCGGCAAACCGGAACTGCTGGGCGAAGATGGCGAACTGCACATCGACATCGAGTACGACAAGGAAGCGAAGACGCTCACCGTGCGCGACAACGGCATCGGGATGAGCCGCGATGAAATCGTCGCGAATCTCGGTTCCATCGCGAGCTCCGGCACGCGGCGTTTCCTCGAATCATTGAGCGGCGAACAGCAGGCCGACGCGCGCCTGATCGGGCAGTTCGGCGTGGGCTTCTACTCTGCGTTCGTGGTCGCCGACAAGGTGACGGTGCTGTCGCGCCGCGCGGGCGTTGCCGCCGGCGAAGGCGTGAAATGGGAAAGCGACGGCCAGGGCGAATACTCGCTGGCCGCGCAAGACATTGCCGCGCGCGGTACGTCGGTGATCCTGCATCTGAAGGAAGACGAAACCGAATTCCTCGATCAGTGGAAGCTGCGCGACCTGATCCGCAAATATTCCGACCACGTCGCCTTCCCGATCCGCATGCGCAAGCAGAAGGACGGCAAGCCGACCGACGAATGGGAAACCGTCAACGACGCCTCGGCGCTTTGGGCCAAGCCGAAATCCGAAATCAGCGACGACGAATACAAGGCGTTCTACAAGTCGCTCGGCCACGACTTCAACGATCCGCTGGCGTGGACGCACAACCGCGTCGAAGGCGCGCAGCGCTTCACGACGCTGCTCTACATTCCCGCGCAGCCGCCGTTCGACCTGTTGATGGGTGCGCGCGATGAGCGCCGCGGCGTCAAGCTCTACATCAAGCGCGTCTTCATCATGGATGCGGCCGAGGAACTGCTGCCGAATTACCTGCGTTTCGTGCGCGGCGTGGTCGATGCGGACGATCTTCCGCTCAATGTCAGCCGCGAGATCCTGCAGCACAACCGCCAGATCGAGCGCATCAAGGCTTCGTGCGTCAAGCGCGTGCTCGACCTTATCGAGAAACTGGCCAAGGACGATCCGGAAAAGTTCAAGACGTTCCGCAAGGCTTTCGGCAACACGCTGAAGGAAGGCATCGTCGAGGATCCGTCCAACCGCGAGCGCATTGCGAAATTGCTGCGCTTTGCGTCGACCAAAGGCGAAGGCGCCGAGCAGGACGTGTCGCTGGACGAATACATCGCGCGCATGCAGCCCGGCCAGGACGCGATCTGGTACGTCACCGCCGACAGCTACAAGGCCGCCGCCGGCAGCCCGCAACTCGAAGCCTTTCGCGCCAAGGGCATCGAGGTGCTGCTGATGTTCGACCGCGTGGACGAGTGGATCCTCGGCCAGTTCACCGAATACGAAGGCAAGCCGCTGAAGAACGTCGCCAAGGGCGAACTGCCGCTGGACGAAGCCGACAAGAAGAAACAGGAAGAGGTCGCGAAGGAAGCCGAGCCGTTGGTATCGAGGCTCAAGCAACTGCTGGGCGACCGCGTGGGTGACGTGCGGGTTTCCGCGCGTCTCACCGAATCGCCATCGTGCCTCGCGCTGTCGGATTATGAATTGGCGCCGCATCTCGCGCGCCTGCTGCGCGAAGCGGGCCAGGAGATTCCGGATTCCAAACCCACCCTGGAAATCAATCCCGCGCATGCCTTGGTGAAGCGCGTGGAATCCGAAGTCGACGAAGCGAAGGCCAAGGACCTGGCGCTGCTATTGCTGGAGCAGGCCGAGATCACCGCCGGCGCGCAGTTGCCCGATCCGGCCGCGTTCGTGCAACGGATGAACCGGATGCTGGCGGGACAATGA
- a CDS encoding oligopeptide transporter — translation MSAITGTLSRRELTIRGIVIGIIITVVFTAANVYAGLKAGLTFSTSIPAAVISMAILKALRDATIQENNIVQTVASAAGTLSSIIFVLPGLIMIGWWTGFPFWTSFGICVTGGILGVMYTIPLRRALVTDSDLPYPEGVACAEVLKVGASGSEEKLAHVPVETEAHGAAPSSATPGSGAGLRAVVTGAILSAIFYVVVQTRIFASDVASYFRIGDRGSASGFDFSLSFMLFGVGHLVGLWVGVAMGVGALIGWAWAVPHFTALHPATGAAADVAQGAWSHYVRFVGAGTIGVAAIYTLGKLVKPVVAGLAGALRASRARSAGTLVSMPRTEHDMPIGMVGLISLACLIPVGFLLWNFSRTSGLGDHVWLLTIGGVLFVVILSFVVSAVCGYMAGLIGSSNSPLSGIGILVVIIAALLLVAGVQAEAGTGKAVVAFALFITAIVFAVASIANNNLQDLKTGQLVDATPEKQQWALVIGVIAGALVIPPVLNLMQQAFGFNGAPGADPARALPAPQAGLISALAQGVITHNIDWSLIGIGAVIGVIIIVLDEILARTAKGPRLPPLAVGLGIYLPTSTTLMVVVGAVVGAFFDARADRGRNPEGTKQLGVLLASGLIVGESLLAVLYALLIAFADQLGFSNPHAPLALVGDSFAMPALVIGGLVFAAIVAATYIWAARRGQTAA, via the coding sequence ATGAGCGCAATCACGGGAACATTATCGCGTCGCGAATTGACGATCCGCGGCATCGTCATCGGCATCATCATCACGGTCGTGTTCACCGCCGCGAACGTCTACGCGGGCCTGAAGGCGGGTTTGACGTTCTCCACGTCGATCCCCGCCGCGGTGATCTCGATGGCGATCCTGAAGGCGTTGCGTGACGCGACGATCCAGGAAAACAACATCGTGCAGACGGTGGCGTCGGCGGCGGGCACGCTGTCGTCGATCATTTTCGTATTGCCAGGCCTGATCATGATCGGCTGGTGGACGGGCTTTCCGTTCTGGACGTCGTTCGGCATCTGCGTGACCGGCGGCATCCTGGGCGTGATGTACACCATTCCGCTGCGGCGCGCGCTGGTGACCGATTCCGATCTGCCGTATCCGGAAGGCGTCGCCTGTGCCGAAGTGTTGAAGGTCGGTGCGAGCGGCAGCGAGGAAAAGCTGGCGCACGTTCCGGTTGAAACCGAAGCCCATGGTGCCGCGCCATCGAGTGCCACGCCCGGTAGCGGAGCGGGCCTGCGTGCGGTCGTCACCGGCGCGATCCTTTCGGCGATCTTCTACGTGGTCGTGCAGACGCGGATCTTCGCGTCCGATGTTGCCTCGTATTTCCGCATTGGCGATCGCGGTTCGGCCAGCGGTTTCGACTTCTCGCTTTCCTTCATGCTGTTCGGTGTCGGCCACCTCGTCGGCCTGTGGGTAGGCGTGGCGATGGGCGTGGGCGCGCTGATCGGCTGGGCCTGGGCGGTGCCGCATTTCACGGCGTTGCATCCGGCCACCGGCGCGGCCGCGGACGTGGCGCAGGGCGCGTGGAGCCATTACGTGCGTTTTGTTGGTGCGGGCACCATTGGCGTGGCCGCGATCTATACGCTCGGCAAACTGGTGAAACCCGTGGTTGCCGGGCTGGCCGGCGCGCTGCGCGCCTCGCGTGCCCGCAGCGCCGGCACGCTCGTCTCGATGCCGCGCACCGAACACGACATGCCGATCGGCATGGTCGGCTTGATTTCGCTCGCGTGTCTGATTCCGGTCGGATTCCTGCTGTGGAACTTCAGCCGCACCAGTGGGCTGGGGGACCATGTCTGGCTGCTGACGATCGGTGGCGTGTTGTTCGTGGTAATCCTGAGCTTCGTCGTTTCCGCGGTGTGTGGCTACATGGCGGGCCTGATCGGCTCGTCCAACAGTCCGCTGTCGGGAATCGGCATCCTGGTGGTGATCATCGCCGCGCTGCTGCTGGTCGCCGGCGTGCAGGCGGAGGCGGGCACTGGCAAGGCGGTGGTCGCGTTTGCGCTGTTCATCACCGCGATCGTGTTCGCGGTGGCGTCGATCGCCAACAACAACCTGCAGGACCTGAAGACTGGCCAGCTGGTCGATGCCACGCCGGAGAAACAGCAATGGGCGCTGGTGATCGGCGTGATCGCGGGCGCGCTGGTGATCCCGCCGGTGCTCAACCTGATGCAGCAGGCATTCGGCTTCAACGGCGCGCCGGGCGCCGATCCCGCGCGCGCGCTGCCCGCGCCGCAGGCGGGCCTGATCTCGGCGCTGGCGCAGGGCGTGATCACGCACAACATCGACTGGAGCCTCATCGGCATCGGCGCGGTGATCGGCGTGATCATCATCGTGCTGGATGAAATTCTCGCGCGCACTGCGAAGGGGCCGCGCCTGCCGCCGTTGGCGGTTGGCCTCGGCATCTACCTGCCGACATCGACCACGCTCATGGTGGTGGTTGGCGCGGTGGTCGGCGCGTTCTTCGACGCGCGCGCCGATCGCGGCAGGAATCCGGAAGGCACCAAGCAACTCGGCGTGTTGCTGGCGTCGGGCCTGATCGTGGGCGAAAGCCTGCTGGCCGTGCTGTACGCCTTGCTGATCGCGTTCGCCGACCAGCTCGGCTTCTCCAATCCGCACGCGCCGCTGGCGCTGGTGGGCGATTCGTTTGCGATGCCGGCCCTTGTCATCGGCGGCCTTGTATTCGCGGCGATCGTGGCCGCCACCTACATCTGGGCCGCGCGGCGGGGCCAGACCGCGGCTTGA
- a CDS encoding Glutamyl-Q tRNA(Asp) synthetase — translation MSASPLTPALSPNHAAVGGEGAKTYRGRFAPSPTGELHFGSLVAALTSWLRARNRRGQWLLRVDDIDPPREVAGSTESILSTLAQLGLAADTPPLHQSRRGEAYAQALRQLQDDGLAFPCWCSRADLEAAGAIHRDGRCIGARHADREPAWRLRVPDVDISFDDGLQGPQRQNVREAVGDFVLRRADGLWSYQLACVVDDAFQRITEVVRGCDLLDSTPRQILLQRLLGLPTPAYLHLPLAVDAQGRKLSKSSDAPAVEVADPRAAIADALRFLGQQLPDAHDVETMLRIAARDFDLSPLRGATTRVAQASIGLNRQGLPI, via the coding sequence ATGTCCGCTTCCCCCCTCACCCCGGCCCTCTCCCCCAACCATGCAGCGGTTGGGGGAGAGGGGGCGAAAACCTATCGGGGACGTTTCGCGCCATCGCCCACCGGCGAACTGCATTTCGGCTCGCTCGTGGCCGCGCTGACAAGCTGGCTGCGCGCGCGCAACCGGCGCGGCCAGTGGTTGCTGCGCGTCGACGACATCGACCCGCCGCGTGAAGTGGCGGGGTCGACCGAATCGATCCTCTCGACGCTGGCGCAACTCGGACTGGCTGCCGACACACCGCCGCTGCACCAATCCCGGCGCGGCGAAGCCTACGCGCAGGCGTTGCGGCAGCTGCAGGACGACGGCCTCGCGTTTCCGTGCTGGTGCAGCCGCGCCGACTTGGAAGCGGCCGGCGCGATCCACCGCGACGGACGCTGCATCGGCGCGCGCCACGCTGATCGCGAACCCGCCTGGCGGCTGCGCGTGCCGGACGTCGACATCAGCTTCGACGACGGCCTGCAAGGACCGCAGCGCCAGAACGTGCGCGAAGCGGTCGGCGATTTCGTGTTGCGCCGCGCCGACGGCCTGTGGAGCTACCAGCTCGCCTGCGTGGTGGACGATGCATTCCAGCGCATCACCGAAGTGGTGCGCGGCTGCGACCTGCTCGATTCCACGCCGCGCCAGATTCTGTTGCAGCGCCTGCTCGGCTTGCCGACACCCGCGTACCTGCACCTGCCGCTGGCGGTCGATGCGCAGGGCCGCAAGCTTTCCAAATCCAGCGATGCGCCGGCGGTGGAGGTGGCCGATCCGCGCGCGGCGATAGCCGATGCGCTGCGCTTCCTCGGCCAGCAGCTACCCGATGCGCACGACGTCGAAACCATGCTCCGCATCGCCGCGCGCGACTTCGATCTTTCGCCATTGCGCGGCGCGACCACGCGCGTCGCACAGGCAAGCATCGGACTAAATCGGCAGGGACTGCCGATTTGA
- a CDS encoding Acetoacetyl-CoA reductase: MSARVALVTGGTGGIGTAIVHRLAKMGHKVATNYRNEEKTRAWRDKLKGEGIDVLTVQGDVSDPESCEQMVREIEGKLGPVDILVNNAGITRDTTFHKMSYQQWMDVVNTNLNACFNVTRPVIEGMRTRKWGRIVQISSINGQKGQYGQANYAASKAGMHGFTISLAQENAKFGITVNTVSPGYIGTDMVMAVPEDVRAKIVAQIPLGRLGEPDEIAYAVAFFLDDKAAWITGANLAINGGHYMGW; encoded by the coding sequence ATGAGCGCACGCGTGGCATTGGTAACGGGGGGCACCGGCGGCATCGGTACCGCGATCGTCCATCGGCTCGCGAAGATGGGCCACAAGGTCGCGACCAATTACCGCAACGAGGAAAAAACCAGGGCGTGGCGCGACAAGCTCAAGGGCGAAGGCATCGATGTATTGACCGTGCAGGGCGACGTCTCCGATCCGGAATCGTGCGAGCAGATGGTGCGCGAGATCGAGGGCAAGCTCGGACCTGTCGATATCCTCGTCAACAACGCCGGCATCACCCGCGACACCACCTTCCACAAGATGAGTTACCAGCAGTGGATGGACGTGGTGAACACCAACTTGAACGCCTGCTTCAACGTCACCCGCCCCGTGATCGAAGGCATGCGCACACGCAAGTGGGGCCGCATCGTGCAGATCAGCTCGATCAACGGCCAGAAAGGCCAGTACGGACAGGCCAACTACGCGGCGTCGAAGGCCGGCATGCATGGCTTCACCATTTCACTGGCGCAGGAAAACGCCAAGTTCGGCATCACCGTCAACACCGTCTCGCCCGGCTACATCGGCACCGACATGGTGATGGCCGTGCCCGAAGACGTGCGCGCCAAGATCGTCGCGCAGATCCCGCTGGGCCGTTTGGGCGAACCCGACGAAATCGCCTATGCCGTCGCCTTCTTCCTCGACGACAAGGCCGCTTGGATCACCGGTGCGAACCTCGCAATCAACGGCGGGCATTACATGGGGTGGTAG